The following nucleotide sequence is from Gemmatimonadota bacterium.
TTTGCATTTTTTTCATTGAAAAATATTCCCATATGAGTATATTTTATACGAAAGGATCCCTGATATGAAATCCCTAGAGTATTTTCCCTAAAATGATATGATTCATATTACACTGAGTTCTACACCTGCATCTGGTGGCGCAGAAAATGCCGGATCAGATGGCGAACATCAGGACATTATTCTGTCCTATAATGATAAAGATAAATTGGTATCTATTACAATTGAAAATGCCAGTAAAGATGTGGATCTGAACGATATTCTTTCGGGACACGCAAAAATTTTACATGGAAAAAAAGAAACCATTTATTCAATTTCAGAATTAGCGGAAAAATTGGACATTACACCACGCACATTGCGCAATACCATCCATTCGATGCGGGCTTCGGGAATAGACATCGGCAAACAATACGGGCCTACATATCCCATTATTCTATCTGAACCTGACGCGCAAAAAATTGTGCAATGGCGCAATGAACACCCAAGAGGTAGGCCCAAATTAGAGTCCGTTTAGACAGAACGCTTATGAATTCAATAGCCCTGGAGAAACCCGGGGCTTTTTTAGATCACAACACCATTTTGAACCATCTGGCGTTCGTATTGCAGATTTAAAAAAAGGAATTATTTTACTCAAGCTCAATTCTCAGCATTCAGCAACCTTTTTTGGAGGACTACCATGAACATCATCGTCGTAATGTCCGACACCCTGCGCTACGATCACCTGGGCTGTCATGGCAATAACTGGATCCGCACACCGCATATAGACGCATTCTCCAAACGCTGCATGGTCTTTGACCGCGCGTACCAGGCATCATTCCCAACAATACCCACGCGCACAGACATGATGACCGGCAGACTCACCTTTCCCTTTCGAGGCTGGACGCCACTTCCCGAAGATGAAGTCATCTTGTCCGAACTCCTCACAGACGCGGGATATGTCACCATGCTCTTAT
It contains:
- a CDS encoding HTH domain-containing protein, producing MIHITLSSTPASGGAENAGSDGEHQDIILSYNDKDKLVSITIENASKDVDLNDILSGHAKILHGKKETIYSISELAEKLDITPRTLRNTIHSMRASGIDIGKQYGPTYPIILSEPDAQKIVQWRNEHPRGRPKLESV